The following is a genomic window from Miltoncostaea oceani.
GAGGCGGTGGCGCTGCCGGCGTTCGCGATGGTCCTCGGCCGGGCGCTCCCCGACGACATCGCCCGCCTCGACCCGGTGCAGCAGGCGGTGAAGCTGCGGGAGAGCGCGATGGGGACGGGGAACCCGGACCGCCTCGTGGAGCTGGGGTCGGTCCTCCAGTTGCTCGGCAACGCGGAGAGCGCGCGGTTCTCGTACCAGTCGGCCCTCGACCGGGACCCGGGGAGCCTCGCCGCCCGCCTCGGCCTGGTGATGGTCGCCGGCACCGCCGGCGGCCCCGACGCCCTCCCCGCGGTCGCGCGCCGCATCGACGCCCTCGCCGCCGCGAACCCGGACAGCCAGCTCGTCGCGTTCAACCAGGGTTGGGTCGCCCTCTACCGCCGCCAGGTCGACGTCGCCCAGGGGGCCTTCGAGCGCACCGCGCAGCTCGGCCCGGACACCCGCCTCGGCCGCACCGCCCGGGCCCTCCTCGCCGCCACCGAGCAGGTCGAGTTCGACGCCACCCCCTGACGCCCCCCGGGACGCCGCCCCCGTCCACGCGGCATGATCCGCCCCGAGGGCGCGTAGCTCAGCTGGTCAGAGCAGGGGACTCATAATCCCTGGGTCGCAGGTTCGAGTCCTGCCGCGCCCACTTCGCCGGACCGGCTTCGTCTCGGCGATCTCACCGGCTAGCGGATCAGGCTTCTCGGGCCCCCACCGACCAAACCGCACCAATCACGGAACGTGTTGTCGCGACGGCCGTGCTCCCGATGCCGAATGCGTCAGTCATCGATCGGAACAGCAGTGCTGCTACCGGGGACCAACCGCAGGTGCCCGGTCGCCCCGACTCGCGGATGCTCCCGGCGTGGACCCGCGCCGTCACCTCTGTCGCATCGGCTCGCAGTGACCACCCCTGAAGGGCCCGCGGTCAGCCCAGCCGGTCACGGGCCCCACCGTGACGGACGGTCCGGAGTCTCATCTGCGGTGGTCCCCTGCCGTCGCCCCGGGGCGTGGTGTGGGCGTGTCGTGAGGATGCCGGCCGTCCATCCGAGAAGCAGTAGCACCGCGCCGAACGCGAGGACGACGCCCGCGTTCCACCTCGTGCTCGGCGCCAGAGGCGCGAAGGCCACCGGGAAGAGTGACGCTCCTCCAAGCGCCGCGACCAGCCGGCGCGTTACGGGCGACGGACGGAGCACTAGGCAGGCTCCCGCTAGGCACGCTGCCATCGTTGCCAGGTAGACGCCGCTACTCCAGATGACTTCGCCCCGTGGGGTCGTCCCGTCGTGGCCACCGCACGTCCGTGTCGTGCAGGAGGCGAACGCCCCCACCATGACACCCGCCACGACGGCGAGGGCGGTGAGTGCCGCCGCCGGGGCCATCCGGGCGCCGTTCATTCGTCTCAGCCCGGGCGGCGGCTCGGGACGTCCACCTGACGGCCCCCTCCGCGCGCGACGACCCTGCCGAGGTCGGGTCCACCGGCGAAGACGGCGACGCCGCCACGGACCGTGACCGTCCGCCCACCGACGTCGAGGCGGGTCGCCCACCCGGGGACGAAGGCAAACCACCGGTAACGGTCACCCTCGATCCGGCGGGGCCGCAGGTGGGGGCGCCCCCCGAACCCACACTCGGAACGGATCCCGCCCCCGGGCTCGACGGCGATGAAGCACGCGTCGGTGCGGCGGAAGGGCGCCGAGAAGTACAGGAACCCCTCGTTCACCCACAGGAGACGCAGCGGATCGGACGCCGGGGTGGCGGTGCGGAGGAACGTCGAGCCGAGCGGCTCACCCAGGAACGAACGCACGCGGCGCTCCCGCGGGCCGTCGGGTGTCGGGGCGGGCTCTCGGACGACGACCTCGCCGTCGTCGGCGACGACGTCGGAGAGGCCGGCCGTCACCGAGTCGCGGCCGGGGCCGCAGCGAACGCGGTCCATACCGCGCCGACCCGAATCGATCGTGTCGTCCCCCGGTCCACCGTCGAGCAGGTTCGACCCGTCGCTCGCGTCGCTGATGAGGTCGCCGCCCGGGCCGCCGAAGAGCCGGTCGTAACCGGGGCCGCCGACGAGAGAGTCACGGCCCGCGCCGCCGATGATGAGATCGTCGCCGCGGCCGCCGCCGAGGATGTCCCCTTTCGCGGTCCCTGTGATGCGGTCATCTCGGGGGCTCCCCGAGGTGGCGGGTGGAACGGGCGCCGACAGGGCTGATCCACCCAAGACGGCGACTGAAAGGACGGCCGCCCAGAGTGCGACCAGCAGATTCGGCGGCGTGCTTCGCCGGTTCCGGCCGTGGTTGGTCACGATCCTCCTCGGTAGGCCGTGTGCAGCGCCTCGGTCGCGACACTAGATGCCGCGGGTGACGGGAAGGGAGTGAGAGGCCGTGGTTCCGGTGGCGGGGAGCACTCCGTTGGGGCTCGCCCGGCACCGGGGACGGTGGCCCGCAGCCGACGGTCCCAAGGGCCTCGGGGAAGAGCGCTGCGCCGGACCCGGCGCTGGCGCGCAGGAGCCCAGGGTGGCAAACCATTGATCTGCAGGTAAGAGATCCGCTCGCCCGAGATACACCGAAGCCCCGGGCTGCCTCTCATGAGGCTTGGGTCCTGGGTTCGAGTCCTACCGCGCCCATTCGTTCAGAACGTATGCGCGGTGGCAATGCGAGCGGTTCGCTCCGTAGGCCGGCTCAGCTTGCCGGGTGGGAACGAAGGGGGGAACACCGTCTTCGTGGCCGCCCCCTTGGTCCGGACGTCGGTGCCCGGCATCCATCGTCGCGGCGGTCGATGCGTCGTGACCTACCGACCCCACCGGGAAGTGACGCAAGCGGTCCGCGGCGACGATGGCCGAGGCCAGGGTCCCGGCGGGTCAGAGCGCGAAGCCAGGAGCTCGCTCCGTGCGGGAGGCCGCACGGTTCATGTGTCAAGGACGGAGGGGACTCGAGAGCACCGGGTACCGGTCAACGCGCCTGTGACGACGAGCCTCAGTCGAAGCGCACGGGCGCCTGAGGTGCGGTGTTCACGTGGAGCTCGAAGATGTCCGGTCGCGCATAGTGACCGACGACGTCGAGGTCGTAGCGAGCCGCCGGGATCGCCGCGAGGTCGAGGTCGGCGACGAGGACCGCCGGTGCGTCGAACACGGGGCCGGCGAGCAGTTCGCCCAGCGGACCGATGATGCAGCTCCCGCCTCGGATCATGATCGTCGTGGGATCGTCGCCCTGGACCGGGGCGTAGTCGTCCGGGTAGTCGCTGCGGTGGCAGAACTGGACCGCAGACAGCACGAAGCAGCGCCCCTCGACCGCGATGTGGCGCATCGTCGACGCCCACGTGTCGCGATCATCGATGGTGGGGGCACAGTAGATGTCGACCCCTTGGGCGAACATGGCCGCGCGAAGCAGCGGCATGTAGTTCTCCCAGCAGATCACCGTTCCGATGCGCCCGATCGGGCTCGAGACGACGCCGAGGGTCGATCCGTCGCCGAACCCCCAGATCAGGCGCTCGGACGCCGTCGGCATCAGCTTGCGCCGTCGGCCGAGCAGCGTCCCGTCCGACCCGAAGGTCAGGGCGGTGCAGTAGAGGGTCGAGCCGGCGCGCTCGACGACCCCGATGACGAGATGCAGGCCGTGGGCGGCGGCGATCTCCCCGAGGCCGTCGCACACCGGCCCGGGGACGTCGATGGCACCGCGCCAGTAGCGGGCGAAGAGCTTCCGCCCGCTCGGCTCGCGCACGCCCACCTTCGTGCCGAAGTCGACCCCCTTCGGGTACCCACCGATGAAGGCCTCCGGGAAGACCGCCAGCTGGGCCCCCCGTCCGGCGGCATCCGCTGCCAGGCGGCGCACGACCGCGAGCGTCGCCTCGCCGTCGAATGCGATCGGCGCGGCCTGGACGACCGCTGCCCGGACGGTCTCCGTCATGGCGCCAGCCTAGAGAACCGCGGGCGCGGTCGCTCGGGCCGCTGCGAGGCCCGTGAAGCGCCGCCCGGCGCCAGCCGGGACGGGCGAAGCGAGGAGACCGGCCCTTCCCATCTCAGTAGGGCGAGCGGGTTCGGATCGCGGAGCCGGGGGTGCTGAGCGGGCCCGTTGGCGCCCCCGGCGTGCGGCAGGATCCGTCGCCGGTGGCCGGCGAAGAACGAAAGCCGTGGCCGGCGCGCTCGACCTGCCAGGTCAGTCGCTTCCGCGTCTCGGTGGGCCCGTTGAAGCCCCGTTGGCGTGGTGGGCGAGAATCCCGGTGCGCCAGCGGGCGAGCGTGCGCCCGAGCGAGCGGACCTCGTCGACCGGGTCCAGGACGCAGCAGCTCGATCGCCTCGTCCACGAGGAGTCCCCCCGGACGGCCTCGGCCGTCCGGGCGCCCGCACCGCCGACCTCAGGGGCGGAAGCCGCCCCCGCGCATCGGAGCGGTCATCGGCGGCATGCCCGGCATCCCGCCCGGGGGGCCACCACGGCCGGGGGGCGCCGCGATCGGCGTCATGCCGCCCGGGCCGCTCCTGTCGAGCGTGATGGGGGTCATGAGTGGCGCCGAGAAGCTTCGCGCGGAGTCCTTGCCGCACTCCGGGCACTTGGCGTCCGTCGGTGCGGTTCCGATCGGGAAGGACAGCTCGAAGACGCCGTCCGTCTCACACTTGTAGTCGTAGGCAGCCATGGGCGACACCCTACCCTCCCGTCGCGTCCACCGCCGACGACCCGCCCCGCGCGCTCCGCGTCCACGGCGATCTCCGCCGACGACATCGCCGAGGTCATCGCGTTCGCCGTCCCCCGCCCGTCCCGCGTGTCGCCCGACGAGATCCTCCTGCGCCCCACGGCGCGGACCCTCCGAGGCGCCCGCCGGTCACGCCGGCACCCACCCCGGCCGATGCGCCGGACCCGCGACATATGCTCCGGCCATGGGCCTGCAGCGGATGGACAACGTCCTCATCGTCGTCGAGGACCTCGAGGCGGTGAAGGCGTTCTTCGCCGAACTCGGCATGGAGCTCGACAGCGAGACGACCGTCGAGGGGGACTGGGTCGGCGCCGTCATCGGCCTCGAGGGCGTCCGCGCCGACATCGCCGTCATGCGGACCCCCGACGGCCACGGCCGCGTCGAGCTGTCGCGGTTCCACACGCCGGCGGCGGTCCGGCCCCAGCCGACGCCGGCGCCGGCCAACACCCTCGGCATCCGCCGCGTCATGTTCGCCGTCGACGACATCGACGACGTCGTCGCCCGCCTCCGCGGCCACGGGGCCGAGCTCGTCGGCGAGATCGCGCGGTACGAGGACGTCTACCGGCTCTGCTACCTCCGCGGCCCCGAGGACATCGTCATCGGCCTCGCCGAGCGGATCGGCTGACCTCCGGCGGCCGGCGGGGGCACCCCGCGCGGCCGTGGAAAGCCGAACGCCCCGATGCGCCCCGCCCCGGATGCGGCGCCGCCACGCCGCAGGGGATGCTGCCACCGACCCGTGGACGTCCCGTGGGGGAGGACAGGTGAAGGCCCGCAAGCGACCGCTCATCGACGGCACCGTCCACCCCGGGTTCGAGCGCGTCCGGGACGCGTTCGTCGAGAATTTCGCCCTCCGCGGCGAGCTCGGGGCGGCCTGCTGCATCCACGTCCACGGCGAGCGGGTCGTCGACCTGTGGGGCGGGGTGCGCGACCGCCGCAGCGGGACGCCGTGGCGCCCCGACACCATGGCCGTCATCCACTCCACCACCAAGGGCCTCGCCGCGATGGTGATGGCGCTCGCCCACTCGCGGGGATGGCTCGACCACGACGAACGCGTCAGCGCCTACTGGCCGGAGTTCGCCGGCAACGGCAAGGAGGCCATCACCATCCGTCAGCTCCTCGCCCACCAGGCGGGGCTCCACGCGTTCGACGAGCCCGTCGACCGCGACGTCGTCGCCGACCTCGACCGCCTCGCCGGGGTGATGGAACGCCAGCGGCCGGCGTGGCCCCCCGGCGAGCGGCAGGCGTACCACGCGATCACCCTCGGCTTCTACGAGGGGGAGCTGATCCGTCGCGTCGACCCCGCCCACCGCACCCTCGGCCGGGTCTTCGCCGAGGACATCGCGGCGCCCCTCGGGCTCGACGCCCACATCCGCGTCCCCGACGCGATCCCCGACGCGCGCATCGCCCCGCTCGAGCCGCCCCGCCTCTGGCGGCGCCTCACCGGCATGCCGCCGCGCATCACGCTCGCCGCCCTCGACCCCCGATCCGCGCTCCACCGGGCGCTCGTCGCCAACCCCGGGACCGGCTTCTACCTCGACCCCGCCCGGGTCGTCGTCCGCGAGCTCGAGGTCCCCTCCGGCGGCGGCGTCGCGTCCGCCCGCGCCCTCGCCGCCGCGTACGGGGAGTTCGCGACCGGCGGCGCCGCCCTCGGGCTCACACCCGCC
Proteins encoded in this region:
- a CDS encoding tetratricopeptide repeat protein, whose protein sequence is MADEVPTTPPAGDAASSPPLAGPESDPRRRLRIPPRRLALILGVWLLATGAAIGLASALDSPVGAGAVDEARPVAPEGVGVPDSAAAATPDDAPAGEAPAAGDGAAAGDDEAVALPAFAMVLGRALPDDIARLDPVQQAVKLRESAMGTGNPDRLVELGSVLQLLGNAESARFSYQSALDRDPGSLAARLGLVMVAGTAGGPDALPAVARRIDALAAANPDSQLVAFNQGWVALYRRQVDVAQGAFERTAQLGPDTRLGRTARALLAATEQVEFDATP
- a CDS encoding VOC family protein, whose protein sequence is MGLQRMDNVLIVVEDLEAVKAFFAELGMELDSETTVEGDWVGAVIGLEGVRADIAVMRTPDGHGRVELSRFHTPAAVRPQPTPAPANTLGIRRVMFAVDDIDDVVARLRGHGAELVGEIARYEDVYRLCYLRGPEDIVIGLAERIG
- a CDS encoding serine hydrolase domain-containing protein; this translates as MKARKRPLIDGTVHPGFERVRDAFVENFALRGELGAACCIHVHGERVVDLWGGVRDRRSGTPWRPDTMAVIHSTTKGLAAMVMALAHSRGWLDHDERVSAYWPEFAGNGKEAITIRQLLAHQAGLHAFDEPVDRDVVADLDRLAGVMERQRPAWPPGERQAYHAITLGFYEGELIRRVDPAHRTLGRVFAEDIAAPLGLDAHIRVPDAIPDARIAPLEPPRLWRRLTGMPPRITLAALDPRSALHRALVANPGTGFYLDPARVVVRELEVPSGGGVASARALAAAYGEFATGGAALGLTPATIAALTAPATPARHGFHDECFGGPAAFSLGFMKPSVTFLFGHPGAYGAPGAGGSMGYADPRVGVGYGYVTNRMGTSLQGDPRDLALREALDGALRRRVAAGAPAPAAAATASAPPTGSGSPRRRPARAP
- a CDS encoding carbon-nitrogen hydrolase family protein is translated as MTETVRAAVVQAAPIAFDGEATLAVVRRLAADAAGRGAQLAVFPEAFIGGYPKGVDFGTKVGVREPSGRKLFARYWRGAIDVPGPVCDGLGEIAAAHGLHLVIGVVERAGSTLYCTALTFGSDGTLLGRRRKLMPTASERLIWGFGDGSTLGVVSSPIGRIGTVICWENYMPLLRAAMFAQGVDIYCAPTIDDRDTWASTMRHIAVEGRCFVLSAVQFCHRSDYPDDYAPVQGDDPTTIMIRGGSCIIGPLGELLAGPVFDAPAVLVADLDLAAIPAARYDLDVVGHYARPDIFELHVNTAPQAPVRFD
- a CDS encoding FmdB family zinc ribbon protein, whose product is MAAYDYKCETDGVFELSFPIGTAPTDAKCPECGKDSARSFSAPLMTPITLDRSGPGGMTPIAAPPGRGGPPGGMPGMPPMTAPMRGGGFRP